CCGGACAAAAAGGGGCGACCCGCTCAACCAGCCTGGGGGTCACTGGGAGCGGGCCGCCGATTCCTAGCTTAGAGGGCTGGCGGCGACTTCGCTGCACCGGGTCGGCAAGTCGCACGAATTCTTTACCAAGTTGATCTGACCCGGTCCGGGAAACCTCAGGTCAACGCTCCCGGCAGTAGCGGAACGTGACGAAGGTCGCTCTCCGCGGGTTCGCGCGTTCCGTGCGCACGGCCGGCGTGGGTAGGGCAGGATGACGCCGCATCAGCGGGGAACGTTAGGGGACGGTATGCACGACGGCAGTGGCCGGATTGTGGTGCAGAACCTGAGCAAGCAGTTCGGCGCGGTGAACGCGGTACAGAACCTCAGCTTCACGGTCGAGCCGGGTTCGGTGACGGGCTTCCTGGGTCCGAACGGCGCCGGCAAGACGACGACGTTGCGCATGCTGCTCGGACTGGTGACACCCACATCGGGGACGGCGACGATCAACGGCCGCCCGCATTCGCAGCTGGGGAACCCGGCGCGGGTGGTCGGCTCGGTGCTCGAAAACGAGGGGTTCCACCCGAGCCGGACGGCGCGCAAACACCTCCGGGTGTACGCCGCGGCCATCGGCGTGCCCGACCGGCGCGCGGACGAGGTGCTCGGCCTGGTCGGCCTGGGCAGCGCCGCGGACCGGAAGGCCGGCGGGTTCTCGCTCGGCATGCGGCAGCGGCTGGCGCTCGCGACGGCGTTGCTGGGTGACCCGCAGGTCCTCGTGCTCGACGAGCCGACGAACGGCCTCGACCCGGAGGGCATCCTCTGGCTGCGCAACTTCCTGCGGTCGTACGCCCGCGAGCAGGGGCGGACGGTCCTGGTGTCGAGCCACCTGCTCAACGAGGTCGAGCAGCTGATCGACCAGGTCGTGATCATCAGCCAGGGCGTCACGCGCTACTACGGCCCGCTGGAGCAGCTGCGCCGGAGCCAGCAGTCGCGGGTGCTGGTGCAGCCGGCGGACCCGTCGGCG
This window of the Amycolatopsis balhimycina FH 1894 genome carries:
- a CDS encoding ABC transporter ATP-binding protein; the encoded protein is MHDGSGRIVVQNLSKQFGAVNAVQNLSFTVEPGSVTGFLGPNGAGKTTTLRMLLGLVTPTSGTATINGRPHSQLGNPARVVGSVLENEGFHPSRTARKHLRVYAAAIGVPDRRADEVLGLVGLGSAADRKAGGFSLGMRQRLALATALLGDPQVLVLDEPTNGLDPEGILWLRNFLRSYAREQGRTVLVSSHLLNEVEQLIDQVVIISQGVTRYYGPLEQLRRSQQSRVLVQPADPSALVKALQENGITGVSPTPDGRVSVAGSSVQQIGDIAAKAGIAVYGMQEDHADLERMFFQLTQGQYTGAPGQPPPGYPPQPQYQGPPPGYPPQQHYQQGPPPGPQHQQQQQQYWGGPQQ